A genomic segment from Lignipirellula cremea encodes:
- the ilvA gene encoding threonine ammonia-lyase, biosynthetic, protein MDHRLLDYLQRILNARVYDVAVESTLERAEKLSARLGNQIWLKREDTQPVHSFKLRGAYNKMVRLSPAERDRGVICASAGNHAQGVALSARRLDCLAVIVMPVTTPRLKSDAVRALGGQVILYGDSYSDAYAHARELQEQHQYVFVHPFDDPDVIAGQGTIGMEILRQHQAPLHAVFVAIGGGGLISGVAAYIKAVRPEVKVIGVQMADSDAMIQSIQAGRPITLNEVGLFSDGTAVKTVGDETFRLTRELVDDFVTVDTDAVCAAIKDAFEDTRSILEPAGAMGIAGMKQYLAQHKLQGESLAAITCGANVNFDRLRFVAERAEAGEEREALLAVTIPEERGSFRRLCQTIGQRNVTEFSYRISDLQEAHVLVGLAISDRGDVPQIHQALAEQGFPALDLVDDELSKEHLRYMVGGRSRLNGNERLYRFEFPERPGALMRFLTSMHPGWNISLFHYRNQGADYGRILVGIQVPDEELADFHTFVETLGYRCSDETANPVYHLFLR, encoded by the coding sequence ATGGATCATCGCCTGCTGGACTATCTGCAGAGAATCCTCAACGCCCGGGTGTACGATGTGGCGGTCGAGTCGACTCTTGAACGGGCCGAGAAACTGTCGGCGCGGCTGGGGAACCAGATCTGGCTGAAACGGGAAGACACACAGCCGGTTCATAGTTTCAAGCTCCGCGGGGCGTACAACAAAATGGTCCGCCTGTCGCCGGCGGAAAGGGACCGGGGAGTAATCTGCGCCTCGGCTGGCAATCATGCGCAGGGGGTCGCCCTCAGCGCTCGTCGCCTGGACTGCCTGGCCGTGATTGTGATGCCTGTCACCACGCCGCGGCTGAAGTCCGATGCGGTCCGTGCGCTGGGCGGGCAAGTCATTCTGTACGGCGACAGCTATTCCGACGCCTACGCCCATGCGCGGGAACTGCAGGAACAGCATCAGTATGTGTTCGTCCATCCATTCGACGATCCCGACGTGATCGCCGGGCAAGGCACCATCGGCATGGAGATCCTGCGGCAACACCAGGCCCCGCTGCATGCCGTGTTTGTGGCGATCGGCGGCGGCGGGCTGATCTCCGGCGTCGCGGCCTACATCAAGGCGGTCCGTCCCGAAGTGAAAGTGATCGGCGTGCAGATGGCCGATTCCGACGCCATGATCCAGTCGATCCAGGCCGGCCGGCCCATCACGCTGAACGAAGTCGGGCTCTTCTCCGACGGCACGGCCGTCAAAACGGTCGGCGACGAAACGTTCCGGCTGACGCGGGAGCTGGTCGATGACTTTGTCACCGTCGATACCGACGCAGTCTGCGCCGCCATCAAAGACGCCTTTGAAGATACCCGCAGCATCCTGGAGCCCGCCGGAGCCATGGGCATCGCCGGCATGAAACAGTACCTGGCGCAGCACAAGCTGCAGGGAGAAAGCCTGGCCGCCATCACCTGCGGGGCGAATGTCAACTTTGACCGATTGCGGTTTGTGGCCGAACGGGCCGAAGCGGGCGAGGAGCGCGAAGCGTTGCTGGCCGTCACCATTCCCGAGGAACGCGGCAGTTTCCGGCGACTCTGCCAGACGATCGGCCAGCGAAATGTGACCGAGTTCAGCTATCGCATTTCCGACCTGCAGGAGGCGCACGTCCTGGTTGGACTGGCTATCAGTGATCGCGGGGACGTTCCGCAAATCCACCAGGCGTTGGCCGAGCAGGGCTTTCCCGCACTGGACCTGGTCGATGATGAGCTCTCGAAGGAACATCTGCGTTACATGGTCGGCGGACGCAGCCGGCTCAATGGCAACGAGCGGCTGTACCGCTTTGAATTCCCGGAGCGGCCCGGCGCCCTGATGCGGTTTCTGACCAGCATGCACCCGGGCTGGAATATCAGTCTGTTCCACTACCGGAACCAGGGAGCCGACTACGGCCGCATTCTGGTCGGCATCCAGGTGCCTGACGAAGAACTGGCCGACTTTCACACCTTTGTTGAGACGCTCGGCTACCGCTGCAGCGATGAAACGGCCAACCCGGTCTACCACCTGTTCCTGCGGTGA